The Bradyrhizobium barranii subsp. barranii genome segment CCCCGTTCGCCCAACCCATCCCTCAAGCGCGTTGCAAAGTACCGGTCGTCAGGCGGCGAAAAGCCGAAGGCAATCCTGTGCGCCTCGTCAGACAAGATGTGCGGCCGCATCAATCGGGCCCAAAAGCCGCACTCTCACGAATAGGACGGGTTAGGTGGACACCTTGGGATGGCAGACGATGATCAGAAACTGCGGGTCAGGCTTGTTGGCCGGAATGGGCGCCGGCGATACGACCCCGCATCGAAGGACCGTCTTGTCGCGGCCTGCCTTGAACGTGGGGTTTCGGTATCGAGGCTTGCGCTCGAACATGGGGTCAATGCGAACCTTCTTCGGAAGTGGATCAAGAAGTGGACGGCGACCAGGTCGCTGCCGCCGTCTTCACCACCGGCGTTCATCCCGGTTCAGCTTGAGAGGACTGCCGATCGGGCCCTGTCGCGGCAGAGCAGCGTGGCGACGGTGGATTTGCCGGCTACTTGCGATGAAGTGCGTGATTCGGAATCCAAAAGGACTGCAGTTTTTTGCTCTCCGGCCAAAGTGAGCGCGTCCCTGCCGAACGGCGTGAAGCTCGGGCTGGAATGCGGCGATGTAGATGCATTGACGGCGATCATCGGAGCACTGAGCCATGTTCAGGCTGGGCGGTGACCTGCAGGTCTATCTGCACCGTGAGCCGATCGACTTCCGGGCTGGCATCAACAGCCTTGCGGTCCTAGTCCAGGAGACGATGGCGCTCGATCCATTCACTCCGGCGGTTTTTGCGTTCTGCAATCGCCGTTGCGACCGGATGAAGTTGCTGTTCTTCGACCGGTCCGGCTGTGCTGGTCCTGAAGCGGCTGACCGAGGACAAGTTCCGATGGCCGCGCCGCCAGGAGGCGGGCGTCACGCTGACGACCGAGCAATTGCACTGGATCCTTGACGGCATCGATATCGATGCGATGGTCCGCCATCCGGTGCGGCAATATCAGGTTGCCGGCTGAGCTCTCGAGTTGAGCGGTTGACGCGTCGGTACGGTTCAGATTCAAGAATCCGATGAATCGAACCGGCGATCCGAGTGTTGAAGTGCTGTTGGCGCGCATTGCTGCGCTGCAGGCGGAGAACCATCAACTCGCCGACCGCGTCGTCAAACTCGAGGAAGAACTGGCGCTGGCACGCCTGAGAGCTGGCCCCGGTTGTTTGGACAGCGCCCCGCTGGATTTAAGTGGATTCCTGCCGGGTTATGCTGAACGCGGGGCTTTACGGTTTTGTCGTTGCGTCGGGAGGGCGTAGCCCGACCAGAGGGACGACAAAACCGTCGGCGACGGTCATGCGGCCATCACCAT includes the following:
- the tnpA gene encoding IS66-like element accessory protein TnpA, producing MADDDQKLRVRLVGRNGRRRYDPASKDRLVAACLERGVSVSRLALEHGVNANLLRKWIKKWTATRSLPPSSPPAFIPVQLERTADRALSRQSSVATVDLPATCDEVRDSESKRTAVFCSPAKVSASLPNGVKLGLECGDVDALTAIIGALSHVQAGR